One Methanobacterium sp. DNA window includes the following coding sequences:
- a CDS encoding hydroxymethylglutaryl-CoA synthase, whose translation MAGIVGYGVYIPSYRIKVEEIAKVWGDDPKAISRGLVVQEKSVPAPDEDTATISVEASRYALKRAMINPQEIGAVYVGSESHPYAVKPTATILGEAIGASPHLTSADLEFACKAGTAAMQICMGLVDSGITDYGLAVGADTAQGAPGDALEYTASAGGAAFIIGKENTIADFEGTYSFTTDTPDFYRREGKPYPRHGGRFTGEPAYFKHVLSAAKGMFEKMGTEASDYDHVVFHQPNGKFYLKAAKKLGFNNEQSKTGLLTPIIGNTYSGATPLGLAAILDIANPGDRIFAVSYGSGAGSDAFSITVNDDIDKNRDNAPKVAEMVLNKSYVDYAMYAKFKGKLRMA comes from the coding sequence ATGGCAGGAATTGTAGGATATGGAGTTTATATACCTTCATACAGGATAAAAGTAGAAGAAATAGCCAAAGTGTGGGGGGACGACCCAAAAGCTATTTCCAGAGGGCTTGTAGTACAGGAAAAATCTGTTCCAGCCCCTGATGAAGATACTGCAACTATTTCTGTGGAAGCATCAAGATATGCTCTAAAACGAGCCATGATAAATCCTCAAGAAATTGGAGCAGTTTACGTTGGATCAGAATCACATCCATATGCAGTAAAACCCACTGCAACCATACTTGGAGAAGCTATTGGAGCATCGCCACATTTAACATCTGCAGATTTAGAATTTGCTTGTAAAGCAGGTACTGCTGCGATGCAAATATGTATGGGACTTGTAGACTCTGGAATCACAGATTATGGATTAGCTGTAGGGGCAGATACTGCACAAGGAGCTCCAGGAGATGCACTTGAATACACAGCATCCGCTGGAGGAGCAGCATTCATAATTGGAAAAGAAAACACCATCGCCGATTTTGAAGGAACTTACAGTTTTACAACAGACACTCCTGATTTTTATAGACGAGAAGGGAAGCCTTATCCTCGCCACGGAGGACGGTTCACAGGAGAGCCAGCATACTTCAAACACGTGTTATCTGCAGCAAAAGGTATGTTTGAAAAGATGGGTACTGAAGCTTCAGATTATGATCATGTAGTTTTCCACCAGCCCAATGGTAAATTTTACCTTAAAGCTGCAAAAAAACTCGGATTCAACAATGAACAGTCAAAAACAGGTTTATTAACACCCATTATTGGAAATACCTATTCTGGAGCAACTCCACTGGGATTAGCTGCAATATTAGATATTGCAAATCCCGGAGACAGAATATTTGCTGTATCCTACGGATCTGGTGCTGGAAGCGATGCATTCAGCATAACAGTAAACGATGATATAGATAAAAACCGTGATAATGCCCCTAAAGTTGCAGAAATGGTCTTAAACAAAAGTTACGTTGATTATGCTATGTATGCTAAATTTAAAGGCAAACTACGAATGGCATAG
- a CDS encoding PQQ-dependent sugar dehydrogenase, giving the protein MKNKYIIIFVFTILILITLIFILKPVNQPTYQTEVMALNLDTPWAIDFLPDDTMIFTERNGKVSILKNGTSKIIGNINITQIGESGLLGIAVDPNFNENRFIYLYYTVQNSNRLSRFTLNEKLENETILINNIPGGQIHNGGRIKFGPDGFLYITTGEAGNKQLAQNINSTGGKILRINKNGTIPSDNPFGNYVYSYGHRDPQGITWNPQSKEMYSSEHGETRYDEINIILKGGNYGWPIYQGNNSPQGYIKPLIFYTDFTLAPSGIAYYNSNLYVSGLRGSQLRKISLSADGKTVTGEEALFTNLGRIREVVEHKGYLYISTSNRDGRGVPQSGDDKIIRIKL; this is encoded by the coding sequence ATGAAAAATAAATACATCATAATCTTTGTTTTTACTATTCTAATTTTAATTACACTAATTTTTATTTTAAAACCTGTAAATCAGCCTACTTACCAAACAGAAGTTATGGCGTTGAATTTAGATACTCCTTGGGCTATTGATTTTCTTCCAGATGACACAATGATCTTTACTGAACGTAATGGAAAGGTCAGCATCTTAAAGAACGGTACCTCCAAAATAATAGGAAACATAAATATCACTCAAATAGGAGAATCTGGCTTACTGGGAATTGCAGTTGATCCAAACTTCAATGAAAACAGATTCATATATCTATATTACACAGTGCAAAATAGCAATAGATTATCAAGATTCACTTTAAATGAAAAATTAGAAAATGAAACCATACTAATTAACAATATTCCTGGCGGCCAAATCCACAACGGAGGCCGCATAAAGTTTGGACCTGATGGATTTTTATATATTACAACAGGAGAAGCCGGTAACAAGCAATTAGCTCAAAATATCAATTCCACAGGCGGTAAAATACTTAGAATAAACAAAAACGGTACAATACCTTCAGATAATCCATTTGGAAACTATGTTTATTCTTATGGACATAGAGATCCTCAAGGAATAACATGGAACCCTCAAAGCAAAGAAATGTATTCATCAGAGCATGGTGAAACAAGATATGATGAAATAAATATTATATTAAAGGGTGGAAACTATGGCTGGCCCATTTATCAAGGGAATAACTCCCCACAAGGTTATATTAAACCATTGATTTTTTATACTGATTTTACACTTGCACCATCAGGAATAGCATATTATAATAGTAATCTATATGTTTCAGGGCTTAGAGGTTCACAGTTACGTAAAATCAGCCTTTCTGCAGACGGTAAAACTGTAACTGGTGAAGAAGCACTTTTTACAAATTTAGGAAGAATCAGAGAAGTTGTTGAACATAAAGGATATCTGTATATTTCCACTTCAAATCGTGACGGTAGAGGTGTTCCTCAATCTGGTGACGATAAAATAATTAGAATTAAACTTTAA
- a CDS encoding 4Fe-4S binding protein: MKRDIIKINEEKCTGCGDCITGCPEGALQVIDGKARLISDLFCDGLGACIGNCPQDAIEVEQREAEPYDEAKVMENIVKAGPNVIKAHLQHLHEHCQDDILKEATDYLMNENIEIPDLEEKPLACSCPGTMTQDISNQPENKSEAILLNAELKNWPIQLQLLNPNAPYLKNADLLIAADCAPFAYPNFHQRFLKDKVLIILCPKLDKTIDQYVDKLAEIFKKQDIKSISIVHMEVPCCGGIEIIVKRALEKAQKNIIIKDYTISINGQII, from the coding sequence ATGAAAAGAGATATTATTAAAATTAATGAAGAAAAATGCACAGGATGCGGCGATTGCATTACTGGATGCCCTGAAGGAGCTTTACAGGTGATTGATGGGAAAGCCAGACTTATAAGCGATTTATTTTGTGATGGATTAGGTGCATGTATTGGAAATTGTCCACAAGACGCTATAGAAGTTGAACAAAGAGAAGCTGAACCTTATGATGAGGCTAAAGTCATGGAAAATATTGTAAAAGCAGGGCCTAATGTTATAAAAGCCCATTTACAGCATCTTCATGAACACTGCCAAGATGATATTCTAAAAGAAGCAACTGATTATTTAATGAATGAAAATATTGAAATCCCTGACTTAGAAGAAAAACCATTGGCATGCAGCTGCCCCGGAACAATGACTCAAGATATAAGCAATCAGCCAGAAAATAAAAGTGAAGCAATATTATTAAATGCAGAGCTTAAAAACTGGCCCATACAATTACAACTTTTAAATCCTAATGCACCATACTTAAAAAATGCTGATTTACTCATTGCAGCGGACTGCGCACCATTTGCGTACCCTAATTTCCATCAAAGGTTCTTAAAAGATAAAGTTTTAATAATTCTATGTCCAAAACTGGATAAAACAATAGATCAGTACGTGGATAAATTAGCTGAAATATTTAAAAAACAGGACATAAAATCCATTTCCATAGTACATATGGAGGTCCCATGCTGTGGAGGCATAGAAATCATTGTTAAAAGAGCATTAGAAAAAGCTCAAAAGAACATAATCATTAAGGACTACACTATTTCTATTAATGGACAAATAATATAA
- a CDS encoding LSM domain protein, protein MRGKIIAARSEEKKENPLHRQLLQFQNKDVQILQKDDESKEGKLLAIDNYLNVAIETEAGVGFIKGTKILYIRILN, encoded by the coding sequence ATGAGAGGCAAAATTATAGCGGCTAGATCAGAAGAAAAAAAGGAAAATCCACTTCACAGACAGCTACTACAGTTTCAAAATAAAGATGTTCAAATTCTGCAAAAAGATGATGAAAGCAAAGAAGGTAAGCTTTTAGCCATAGATAACTATTTGAATGTTGCCATTGAAACAGAAGCAGGTGTAGGATTTATTAAAGGAACTAAAATTTTATATATTCGGATTTTGAATTAA
- a CDS encoding thiolase domain-containing protein — translation MRDVAIIGVSQTKFGELWDESFRDLITDAGLKAVADANLEGADLEAMYVGNMSAGLFVQQEHIASLIADHAGLTPIPCARVEAACASGGLALRNGIMAVASGYHDIVISAGVEKMTDVVDPTPAIATASDQEWEAQQGITFPSLYAMMARRHMYEYGTTREQLAMVSVINHKNGAKNPLAQYPMEISVDAVLGSSMVADPLRLLDCSPVSDGAAAAILCPAEEAKKYTDTPIYIKASAQASGTLALHDRKSLTTIDATVHAVRNAYKMAGIGPKDIDAVEVHDCFSINGLLAIEDLGFVEKGKGGIAIEEGMTELDGQIPVNPSGGLKARGHPLGATGIAQAAEIVWQLRGEAGKRQVEGAQIGMTHNIGGTGGTAAVHIMSN, via the coding sequence TTGAGAGATGTTGCAATTATCGGAGTTTCACAAACTAAATTTGGGGAACTCTGGGATGAATCATTTAGAGATTTAATAACTGATGCCGGATTAAAGGCTGTTGCAGATGCAAATTTAGAAGGAGCAGATTTAGAGGCAATGTATGTTGGAAACATGTCTGCTGGTCTTTTTGTTCAACAGGAACACATTGCATCGTTAATAGCAGATCATGCAGGACTAACCCCTATTCCATGCGCTCGTGTTGAAGCAGCATGTGCATCAGGAGGATTAGCATTAAGAAACGGTATAATGGCCGTTGCATCAGGGTATCATGACATAGTTATTTCTGCTGGTGTTGAAAAGATGACTGATGTTGTAGATCCAACTCCAGCTATTGCTACAGCTTCTGATCAAGAATGGGAAGCACAGCAAGGCATTACATTTCCATCGCTTTATGCTATGATGGCCAGAAGACATATGTATGAATATGGAACAACAAGAGAACAATTAGCCATGGTTTCAGTTATAAACCATAAAAATGGAGCTAAAAATCCTCTTGCCCAGTATCCAATGGAAATATCAGTAGATGCTGTATTAGGCTCATCAATGGTCGCAGACCCATTAAGACTTCTTGATTGCTCACCTGTATCTGATGGGGCTGCTGCAGCTATTTTATGCCCTGCAGAAGAAGCTAAAAAGTACACTGACACACCTATTTATATTAAAGCATCTGCACAGGCTTCAGGAACCCTGGCATTGCATGATAGGAAAAGTTTAACCACTATTGATGCTACAGTACATGCAGTAAGAAATGCATACAAAATGGCTGGCATTGGACCAAAAGATATTGATGCAGTAGAAGTACATGATTGTTTCAGCATAAATGGGTTACTTGCAATTGAAGATCTTGGATTTGTTGAAAAAGGAAAAGGCGGAATAGCAATAGAAGAAGGTATGACCGAATTAGACGGTCAAATCCCAGTAAATCCATCTGGAGGCCTTAAAGCCAGAGGACATCCATTAGGAGCCACAGGTATAGCTCAAGCAGCAGAAATTGTATGGCAACTTAGAGGCGAAGCCGGTAAAAGACAGGTTGAAGGTGCCCAAATCGGTATGACCCACAATATTGGTGGAACTGGCGGAACTGCAGCTGTTCACATAATGTCCAACTAA
- a CDS encoding sulfite oxidase-like oxidoreductase, producing MSDDTKRKNRIPPGQHEVEEWPVLQAGSVQKIDTSKWKFRIFGLVEEEKELSYEEFMSLSPSRVFSDIHCVTSWSKLNNLWEGVSSSAIKEVVKILPEAKFVMIHAEKDFTINLSIEDFFEDDVLFATKHNDIPLNSKHGGPLRLVVPKLYFWKSAKWVTGVEFISENKRGFWESNGYHNRGDPWKEERYSWQEK from the coding sequence ATTAGTGATGATACTAAAAGAAAAAATAGGATTCCTCCAGGCCAGCATGAAGTAGAAGAATGGCCAGTGTTACAGGCTGGTTCAGTGCAAAAAATTGATACATCTAAATGGAAGTTTCGGATATTTGGACTGGTTGAGGAAGAAAAAGAATTGAGTTATGAAGAATTTATGTCACTTTCCCCGAGTAGAGTTTTTTCAGATATACACTGTGTAACTTCCTGGTCAAAATTAAACAATTTATGGGAAGGTGTCAGCTCTTCTGCTATTAAAGAAGTAGTAAAAATTCTCCCTGAAGCTAAATTTGTTATGATTCATGCAGAAAAAGATTTTACAATTAATTTATCTATTGAAGACTTTTTTGAAGATGATGTTTTATTTGCAACAAAGCACAATGATATACCACTAAATTCAAAGCACGGAGGTCCTTTAAGGCTTGTTGTTCCTAAACTATATTTTTGGAAAAGTGCTAAGTGGGTAACTGGCGTAGAATTTATATCAGAAAATAAAAGAGGATTCTGGGAGTCTAATGGTTACCATAACCGTGGTGATCCATGGAAAGAAGAACGTTACAGCTGGCAAGAGAAATAA
- a CDS encoding transglutaminase domain-containing protein produces the protein MVICTVPSSWSLDSQDVSKESQIALNYKNIPTVSATSTVKVNAASKIRKKVKAKKVTKRKVTKKVKAVKRYKVKVRYFYKGKWRTKYVYRTYTPVAVSRPAPAPVIRDVPYWECYGPSANCQSDNADIISYARYLSTIPNPDPRPPLPTAVDSPGAEPQQSNYIDETAYNTAHSAWESTEPQQPGDEPQLSDYPDETAFNTAHATWASQSAAHSAWASTEPQQSSYLDTAAYNAAHATWASQNTAYQDYLTAKAAYDNWSPTVVVSDYQKAVNIFEEVQHKTAYSYYYNTQRGAYRTLTERLANCCDHAHAIVALARAAGLPARYKHGDCTFNSGLRTGHVWAEIWADGRWYCADAISLSNSLGTINNWNTGTWTLKGIYSSLPF, from the coding sequence ATGGTAATTTGCACCGTTCCTTCATCCTGGAGCTTAGATAGCCAGGATGTATCGAAGGAGAGTCAAATTGCATTAAATTATAAAAATATTCCAACTGTAAGTGCTACATCTACAGTTAAAGTAAATGCAGCTTCTAAAATACGTAAAAAAGTCAAAGCAAAGAAAGTTACCAAACGTAAAGTAACTAAAAAAGTGAAAGCAGTCAAAAGATACAAAGTGAAAGTCAGATACTTCTACAAGGGTAAATGGAGAACTAAATATGTTTACAGGACTTACACACCTGTAGCAGTTTCCAGACCTGCACCAGCACCAGTAATCAGAGATGTTCCTTATTGGGAATGTTACGGACCATCAGCAAACTGCCAATCAGATAACGCAGATATAATATCCTACGCTCGTTATTTATCGACTATACCTAATCCAGATCCTCGTCCACCATTACCAACAGCAGTAGATTCACCAGGCGCTGAGCCACAGCAAAGCAATTATATTGACGAAACAGCTTATAATACTGCACATTCAGCATGGGAGAGCACAGAACCACAGCAACCAGGCGATGAGCCACAATTAAGTGATTATCCTGACGAAACAGCGTTTAATACTGCACATGCAACATGGGCAAGTCAAAGTGCTGCACATTCAGCATGGGCAAGCACAGAACCACAGCAAAGTAGCTATCTTGATACAGCAGCTTATAATGCTGCACATGCAACATGGGCAAGCCAGAATACGGCATATCAAGATTATTTAACAGCAAAAGCTGCTTACGATAATTGGAGCCCTACTGTAGTGGTTTCAGACTATCAAAAAGCAGTTAACATATTTGAAGAAGTTCAACATAAAACTGCGTATTCATATTATTATAATACGCAGCGTGGGGCATACCGTACGCTAACTGAAAGGTTAGCTAACTGTTGTGATCATGCACACGCAATAGTTGCTCTTGCAAGAGCAGCAGGACTTCCAGCAAGATACAAACATGGAGACTGTACATTTAACAGTGGACTGAGAACTGGACATGTTTGGGCCGAGATATGGGCAGACGGACGATGGTATTGCGCAGACGCTATTAGTTTGAGTAACTCACTTGGAACTATAAACAATTGGAATACAGGAACATGGACATTGAAAGGTATATATTCATCATTACCTTTCTAA
- a CDS encoding TCP-1/cpn60 chaperonin family protein: MAQLGGGNQPILILPEGTNRLLGRDAQRMNIMAGKVLAETVRTTLGPKGMDKMLVDGLGDIVVTNDGVTILREMDIEHPAAKMLVEVAKTQEDEVGDGTTTAVIIAGELLKKAESLLDQDIHPTIIAMGYRQAAEKAQEILNVISIDADDRDTLLKVAMTAMTGKGTEKARQPLAELIVSAVKQVEEDGEIDKDHIKIEKKDGAVVEESKLVQGVIIDKERVHPGMPTKIEDAKIALLNSAIEVKETEVDAEIRITDPAQMQAFIEQEEQMIKDMINKVEDSGANVLFCQKGIDDLAQHYLAKAGVMAVRRVKKSDMEKLGKATGAKVVTNIEDLSFGDLGEAGKVAEQKISGEDMIFVEECKDPKAVTLLVRGSTNHVVDEIERAVDDAIGVVAATVEDKKVVAGGGAPEIAISKGLKEYADTISGREQLAVTAFAEALEVVPKTLAENAGLDSIDALVDLRAAHEKSLYMGLDVFEGDVRDMYRAGVVEPQRVKKQAIQSAAEAAEMILRIDDVIASTGTRAPDMEGMEGMGGMPGGMPPMM; this comes from the coding sequence GTGGCACAATTAGGTGGTGGAAACCAACCGATATTAATTTTACCAGAAGGTACTAACAGATTATTAGGAAGAGACGCTCAAAGAATGAACATTATGGCAGGCAAAGTCCTCGCAGAAACCGTAAGAACAACATTAGGTCCAAAAGGAATGGATAAGATGCTTGTTGACGGACTTGGAGACATTGTAGTAACTAACGATGGTGTAACAATCCTTAGAGAAATGGATATTGAACACCCAGCAGCAAAAATGCTTGTTGAAGTTGCAAAAACCCAGGAAGATGAAGTAGGAGATGGAACAACAACAGCAGTCATTATAGCTGGTGAATTACTCAAAAAAGCTGAAAGCTTACTGGATCAAGATATACACCCAACCATAATTGCAATGGGTTACAGACAAGCAGCAGAAAAAGCACAGGAAATATTAAACGTTATTTCAATAGATGCTGATGACCGTGACACTCTCTTAAAAGTTGCAATGACTGCAATGACAGGTAAAGGAACAGAAAAAGCAAGACAACCATTAGCAGAACTTATTGTAAGTGCTGTAAAACAGGTTGAAGAAGACGGCGAAATCGACAAAGATCACATTAAAATAGAGAAAAAAGATGGTGCAGTAGTAGAAGAATCAAAACTAGTTCAAGGTGTAATCATCGACAAAGAAAGAGTACACCCTGGAATGCCTACAAAAATCGAAGACGCAAAAATCGCACTCTTAAACTCTGCAATAGAAGTTAAAGAAACCGAAGTAGACGCAGAAATCAGAATTACCGATCCTGCACAAATGCAAGCATTCATCGAACAAGAAGAACAGATGATAAAAGACATGATCAACAAAGTCGAAGACTCTGGTGCAAATGTATTATTCTGTCAAAAAGGTATTGACGACCTCGCACAGCACTACTTAGCAAAAGCAGGCGTCATGGCTGTAAGAAGAGTTAAAAAATCCGACATGGAAAAACTGGGTAAAGCAACAGGTGCAAAAGTTGTAACCAACATTGAAGATCTATCCTTCGGTGACCTTGGAGAAGCTGGAAAAGTTGCAGAACAGAAAATATCTGGCGAAGACATGATATTTGTTGAAGAATGCAAAGATCCAAAAGCAGTCACACTATTAGTCAGAGGTTCAACCAACCACGTTGTAGATGAAATCGAAAGAGCAGTAGACGACGCAATAGGCGTAGTTGCAGCAACAGTAGAGGACAAAAAGGTTGTAGCTGGTGGAGGAGCACCTGAAATAGCAATATCTAAGGGATTAAAAGAATATGCTGACACTATAAGTGGAAGAGAACAATTAGCTGTTACTGCATTTGCAGAAGCATTAGAAGTTGTTCCAAAAACACTCGCAGAAAACGCTGGACTTGACAGCATTGACGCTCTTGTAGATTTAAGAGCAGCACACGAAAAATCCTTATACATGGGATTAGACGTGTTTGAAGGTGATGTACGAGATATGTACAGAGCTGGAGTTGTTGAACCACAAAGAGTTAAAAAACAGGCTATTCAATCCGCTGCAGAAGCTGCAGAAATGATACTCCGTATCGATGATGTTATAGCATCAACAGGTACAAGAGCTCCTGATATGGAAGGAATGGAAGGTATGGGTGGAATGCCTGGCGGCATGCCTCCAATGATGTAA
- a CDS encoding oligosaccharide flippase family protein yields the protein MLVVKKFLDEYKFFIKKMGLIGISNFLITITPVILLPILTQNLPIQDYVIWVQFQITITLIPAVAILGLPYTMVRFMSASKSKENIQEFFYSFMFTVMFASLIMALILFLLAGPISNAIFNGNIEIGLILPATAFMTALTLLFFDFFRAFNQMTKYAILTTLQAYLIVIIVTAFVLLGFGILGAIAGIFITQVLICIIMFILISKQIGFKIPQFKNLKEFLSFGLPTIPSNMSFWILDATDRYVIGLMLGVTAVSYYSAGYTISALMSLLTAPLYTVLLPILSGYHAEGRIKDTKFLLNYSIKLYLVIAIPAVIGLSFLSKPLLFILSTPELALNGFMITPILAIGGLFFGLYCIVTQILVLERKTRITGNIWIISTILNIVFDITFGYLFGIMGIAVTTLAIYLFAFLITVYYSFKYIRCNFYFGFITKTIYAGFFMAAVLLLLNPYGVINIVISSLVAFAVYMVSLWLFKGIRTYEIKFFIDVIKEIFTNTYKSITSLK from the coding sequence ATGTTGGTGGTGAAGAAATTTTTAGATGAATACAAATTTTTCATAAAGAAAATGGGCTTAATCGGAATATCAAACTTTCTAATAACCATAACACCAGTTATTTTACTTCCAATTTTAACTCAAAACCTTCCAATTCAAGATTATGTGATTTGGGTACAATTTCAAATTACAATCACCTTAATTCCTGCTGTCGCTATATTGGGATTGCCTTACACCATGGTGCGGTTCATGTCCGCATCGAAAAGTAAGGAGAACATACAGGAATTCTTTTATTCATTCATGTTTACAGTTATGTTCGCCAGTTTAATTATGGCATTAATACTATTTCTTCTTGCAGGCCCCATTTCCAATGCTATATTCAATGGAAATATTGAAATTGGATTAATTTTACCTGCAACTGCATTTATGACAGCATTAACACTGCTTTTCTTTGATTTTTTCAGAGCATTCAACCAAATGACAAAATACGCTATATTAACAACATTACAGGCTTATTTAATTGTTATTATTGTTACAGCATTTGTTTTGCTTGGTTTTGGGATATTAGGGGCAATAGCAGGAATTTTTATCACCCAAGTTCTAATTTGCATAATCATGTTTATTTTAATTTCAAAACAAATCGGCTTTAAAATTCCTCAATTTAAGAATTTAAAGGAATTTCTATCTTTTGGATTACCTACAATTCCCAGTAACATGTCTTTTTGGATACTGGATGCTACTGATCGTTATGTAATTGGTTTGATGCTTGGCGTAACTGCTGTAAGCTATTATTCTGCAGGTTATACCATAAGTGCTTTAATGTCCCTTCTTACAGCACCTTTATACACAGTTCTGCTTCCCATCTTATCGGGCTATCATGCTGAAGGAAGAATTAAAGACACCAAATTTCTCTTAAACTACTCCATAAAGCTGTATTTGGTCATTGCTATACCTGCTGTTATTGGATTATCTTTCCTTTCAAAACCTCTTCTATTTATCTTATCTACACCAGAATTAGCCCTAAATGGATTCATGATAACACCAATTCTTGCTATAGGTGGATTATTCTTTGGCCTTTACTGTATTGTAACCCAAATACTTGTATTAGAGAGAAAAACCAGAATTACAGGTAATATATGGATTATTTCAACCATATTAAACATAGTCTTTGACATAACATTCGGATACCTATTTGGAATAATGGGAATTGCAGTAACTACACTGGCTATTTACTTATTCGCATTTTTAATCACAGTTTATTATTCATTTAAGTATATACGTTGTAATTTCTATTTTGGATTTATAACAAAGACCATCTATGCCGGATTTTTCATGGCAGCAGTTTTACTACTTTTAAATCCTTATGGAGTAATTAACATAGTAATTTCAAGTTTAGTCGCCTTTGCAGTGTATATGGTTAGTTTATGGCTTTTTAAAGGAATTAGAACCTATGAAATCAAATTTTTCATTGATGTTATAAAAGAAATATTTACCAATACCTACAAATCAATAACATCTTTAAAATAA
- a CDS encoding rhodanese-like domain-containing protein, with protein MSLFKRTKGYEDIKPEDTLKLFEENKDNPSYVALDVRSIEEYNQGHIENAELLNVNSNDFEDGLAKMDKNKTYFVYCKAGHRSKKAANLMLKNGFKNVYNVLGGFDKWKSKNLPFEK; from the coding sequence ATGTCATTATTTAAAAGAACCAAGGGATATGAAGATATAAAACCAGAAGATACATTAAAATTATTTGAAGAAAACAAAGATAATCCCAGTTACGTTGCTTTGGATGTACGTTCCATAGAAGAATATAACCAGGGCCATATAGAAAATGCAGAGCTACTAAATGTTAATTCTAATGATTTTGAAGATGGACTGGCAAAAATGGATAAAAACAAAACTTATTTTGTATACTGTAAAGCAGGGCATAGAAGCAAAAAAGCAGCGAATTTAATGTTAAAAAACGGATTTAAAAATGTATATAATGTTCTTGGAGGATTTGACAAATGGAAATCAAAAAACTTACCATTTGAAAAATAA